One Cellulosilyticum sp. I15G10I2 genomic window, AGAGGGAATAAGTATCCTGAAGACTGACTACGGAGTATTGCGTAGCAAATCTTACAGGTTTATTTGAATGGTACTTAGGGAGACTGTTTGAGCGCGTGCGAGTTTCGACCGTTCATTCAAATCAAGCTGTTAGATTTGCAGCAAGACGAAGTCGGAAGACTGAAGGATATTTATTCCCGGCCCATTGGTCAAGCGGTCAAGACACCGCCCTTTCACGGCGGTAACAGGGGTTCGATTCCCCTATGGGTCATTTGTTGGTGATGATGCGACTTAGGGAAACACCCGTTTCCATACCGAACACGCAGGTTAAGACTAAGTCGGCCGATGGTACTTGTCTGGAGACGGACTGGGAGAGTAGGTGGTTGCCAACTTTAAGCCGGGGTGTGGCTCAGTTTGGCTAGAGCGCCTGATTTGGGTTCAGGAGGCCGCAGGTTCGAGTCCTGTCACCCCGATTTACATAGGTTATGAAGAGGTAGGTTTACATACCTACCTTTCATTATGTAAACAGATAGGTATATGGGTCACTAGCTCAGTTGGTAGAGCACTTGACTTTTAATCAAGTGGTCCCGGGTTCGAATCCCGGGTGGCTCATAAAAAAGGTTCTAAGCTTTATATTAAATATAAAGTTTAGAACCTTTTTGGTGCTAGAAATTAAGTATTACTTTATTTTTGCCTGTTCTTTTGCAAACATATAGATTTTCATCAGCCTTTTTGAGGACATCATTAAGTGAAAGAGATTCGTCAACTTTAACATAAACTCCGAAACTAGCAGTAACAGAAGAAGAAATACCTTCATCTCTAATAACTGTTTTTTCTATTTCTCGCCTGATAGCTTCTACCCGTTGAAATACTTTAGTTTTATCAGTAAAATTATAAAAGAATATAATCATCTCTTCACCACCGTACCTTGCAACGATATCATTAGGACGCGTACCGCTTTTTATAATAGAAGATACTTTTTTTAGTACGGCATCACCGTAAGGGTGACCATAGGTATCATTTATCACTTTAAAGTTATCTAGATCAATCATAACAAGGGTATAATTCTGTTCATCTAAATGCGGGATAGCCTCAAGCGTTTCAAAGAAATATCGCTTATTAAATATACCAGTAAGCCCATCTCTATAGGCACTTTCCTTGATTTGAGTATATAAGAGATTATTTTCGATAGCTACACCTACATGATTAGCCAGTGATGATAGAAATGTTGCATGATCTTTAGAAAAATAATCTTTTTCTTTATGCTGAATAAGTATAAATCCTACCGCACGATTATCTACTTTGATCGGAACCCCTAAACAAGAGAAAACACTTTCTTCAGCATTTTGAGTTTCATAGATAGGCTTATTACTATTGATAATAAACTCTTCTTCAAGATGATCCAAAATAAGTTTTTTTTCTTCTTCTATAGAGGAGTAAGAAAAAGTTTTAGGCGTTGTTTCTATATATTCATTATTTGATTTAATATATATAGTAGAATATTTAGCACCAAATACACCAATCAACATATCATTAATCAATGAAAACAAATTTTGGTCTTTAATGTATTGATTAATATATTTACTTATTTCAAGTAAGTTAGTAAATACATTCAGTTTTTTTTCAAGCATTATGACTTGTTGGGATAAGTCAAAGATAGTTTTTTCAGTAAACATTTGATACTTCTCAAAAACCTGAGGATCCATGATAACTTCTCCTTCTATTTATAAAATTATAAAATAGATAATATAGTCATTATATAATAAGTACTATAAAAATATAAGGTGTTTCAGATAAATTCTCATAAATATAAAAAGAGATAAATTTTTATGTAAATCTCAAAAGTATTTAAAATAGTAAATGAATTTTTAAAAGTTTAATATGTCTTAAAATAAGATTAGGGGTTGCATCAAAGTCGAAAATCTGATATAGTACTTGAGTGAGCTTAATTAATAGCGAATATCATGCGTGAGTGGCTCAGTGGTAGAGCATCTCCTTGCCAAGGAGAGGGCCGCGGGTTCGAGTCCCGTCTCGCGCTGATTAATTTAATAGGGGAGGATTCCCGAGTGGCCAAAGGGGGCAGACTGTAAATCTGTTACGATAGTTTCGAAGGTTCGAATCCTTCTCCTCCCATCAAAAAACCAGTTAAGTGTAGACTTAGCTGGTTTTTTATTGAAAAAATTATGCCTTCAGCTGTTTCTGGGCTATTTTCATATATTTTTTAGATAAGCGTTTTTTATTTTGCTTTCTACACACATAAGAGAGATTAAAATAGATTTGCAAGTGAGAAGGACAAATTTTTATAATACTTTCAAGGGTCAGCTGAGCAAGATCATATTTTTTTAAAGCGTAGTAACATTCTGAGATGTGTGCTAAATAATCAATATTCCCTGGATGCAGTGCTTTGGCTTTATTAAGTGCTTCAAGTGCTTCGGGAAAAGAACCAAGTTCCATTAAAGCAAGTCCTAGATCATTATAAGCCAGGTCATATTGGGGATCCACTTGAATACATTTATTATAGTATTCACATGCTTGATGTAAATGACCCAGCATATGGTAAGCCTGGCCGCTTAGATACAATGCCTCTAGTGAATGCTTGTTTTTTTTGAGAATTAAAGTACAATAGTCAATACATAATAAAAAATCATCCTGATTTGAAGCTTTCTTAGCATAGTATAAGAGATTAGATGTTTTAGACTCTAATATATTTTGATATTCATCAGCTAAAGCGTAAGGAACGGATCTTTCTATTAAGAGCTGCTTTAAATGTTCGGATGAAAGTGCATTTAGCTTTTGATAATAGTATAGAGCTTTGCAGAGTATATAAAGAGAAGCATGTTGGTAAAGAAAATGAAGTTGATCTAATATGTATGCACTGCACGCAGCAGTTTCATTGAGTGCAAAAAGGAATTTGATTTTTTGATAAATATAAAAACAAGAGTGAGAGCTAAAGACTATAGCACAGTCTATATGCTGTATTGTATCAAGTAGTTTTCTCTGGGACATGAAATGCATGGCCTGTTTAAAATAGTAGTTAGGTGAAATGTCGATAGTTGGAACTGTAGTTTGGCTGACTATAATAATCCCTCCCTCTAAATAAATGAATAATTAGAATAATATATATTGTAAATCAAAAAATATACATATACAATATATATGTACAATATCTTTAAGTTTTAATAAAGAATAAGGAGCATTACAATGAATTTTCAAATACAGATCCTTCAGTATTTAGAGTCTATAAGAACAGAATTCTTAACTTCCCTTATGGTAGTTATTACGATAATGGCTGATAAATTGTTTTTGATAGCACTTATTGCATGTTTATATTGGTGCGTTGACAAAGTAAAAGGTGTGAGGCTTGCATGGATGCTTCTTTTAAGTGATGCATTTAACAAAGTCATTAAAATGACCTTCAAAATGCCTAGGCCTTTTGAAAAAGGGGTAGTTCTTCCTGTAGGCAGTGAAGAGACAGCTGGGTATTCTTTTCCAAGCGGACATACCCAAAGAGCAACAAGTTTTTGGAGTGGCAGCATGCTTGTTTTAAAGTCTAAGGCAAGTATTTTGATGGGAATATGTATCATTCTGCTTACAGCACTTTCAAGGATCTATTTAGGCCTTCATTGGCCAGCAGACACGGTAGGAGGTATTGCATTTGGGGTGCTAGCGGTCTTGTTTGCAAATCAGCTCTTAGGAGAAAAAGCAGTTATAAGCAGATGGCATGTAATGGCAGTAAGCTGTCTTGTTCTAGCGGCGCTTATAGCACCTATTGAGAATGATTTGACTAAATCTGTCGCTGCTTTATGGGGCATGACATGGGGGGCGTATATGGAGCAAAAATATATCCATTTTAAGCCCATTCAAAAAATGACTATCCAAATACTTAAGGTAATTATAGGCATATTTGGAGTGCTGATTATTTATGTAGGTGTTAAAAAAATGCTTCCTCCTTACAAAGTATATGACATGATAAGGTATGGCTTATTATTTCTATGGATCAGTGCAGGAGCACCTTACTTATTTAAGGGTCTAAATACTTATTCTAATCCATAATTAAACGGATAAAACGATTAAAAAAAGAACACAATACTTTTATAAAACTACAAGGAGTTGATTGTATGAATATGAGTATTGAGTGTGATGTAATAGAGTGTAAGTATAATAATAATGTAGAAAGATACTGCATGTTAAATAAAATAAAAGTCGTTAAACATACGGAGGCTTTATGTAGTACCATACAGGCAACTGATTGTTCAAGTTTTGAATTAAGAGATGAGCACCAATAAGAAAATCTTATTGGTGCTTTGTTAATTTTATTTTTAAGTAAAAGTAATAAATGGTATTAATAACACATATGAATAGAGTATAAAAAAAATGGGGGGATGGACATGCTCATAGAACAGAGCTATAAAGCATCTATGGCTAAAACTTTTTGTATACTATTCATAATAGCTATAACATGGACAGGCATGAATCTATATCGTTATTATACTGGACCAGAAGTAAAAATAGATACGTATATTAAGCATTTAGAAAAAAAGGAATATCATAAAATTTATGAGATGTTTGATAATGGGCCAGAACTTAATTGGTATTCAAAAGAGCAGATTATTGAATACTATACAAGAAGCTATGATAGGGAGAACAGCTTAGTAGAGATAATGAAAAAAGGAAGCGTTATTTTTAAAGGGGATCCTTCAAGTAAAGAAAACAACATAGCGTTTTGTAACGTTAGGTATATCTATAACAGCGGTGAAAAAACGGTGCCCCTTTATCTTGAGAAAATCAATAATGAGTGGCGTATTAAATTTCCTTTCCTATTATCAGAAGTTAAAATACATGCACCATTAGGTTCAGCTGTTTATATCAATGAGAGAAAGATTGAGACTTATGAAAATGAAATGTACATAGAAAGAAATGTGCTACCTGGTAAATACAAGATACAGATAGAATTTCCCAATCAAATTTATAGTACTTATAATCAAGTGATTAATGTACCTGATGAAAAAGAAGTTTTTCTGCCCTACAATACTCTGAATGTTGAGGTAGCAACAGCTAAAAATATGATCGTGCAGCTAGATGATATTAAAAAAAATAGTACGAATGGCATTGCTTCCTTCAATAACATGTTAGAAGGTAATTATAAACTAAGAGTATTTAGCCCAAATAATTTTATTGATCCAGTAGAAATGAACATAGGTGTAGATAAAGATACAAGATTATTTAGTGTGTTTGATATAACCTTATCTCAAACAGGCAAAGCTTATTTAGACGAGTTTATAAAAGCTTTTTATAAGAGTTATTTACAAGATATTAAAGATCAAAAATGTACGCATATAGAGGCTTATATTCACGAAGAAACAAGCAAAGACTTTATGAGCAATTTTACGCAGTGGTTTATTGAAAATAAAAACATTCAGGATGCAAAAATAGCAGCTGTACCGAGTCAGATGGAGATTGATAATTTAGGATTTTTACATACAGATGTATTAGAAACAATAGAATTAACCAATAAAGAATTTGATGAATATGAGAACAGATATATTAACAGGCAGTATCAGGTTATACTAGAATGGGATACAATAATTGATATATCGCAGGAGAAGTGGCTGATTACTGATAGAACAATGAAACAAAGTATTGTTTCATACAAAGATTTAGAGGGAAAATGGGTGCAATATTAAAGAAAAAACTATTGAATCTTACCCAAAATTTGATAGAATGTATTGTATACTATTATACATATAGTGCTATGAAGTTTAAGGAGGACAACTGTGATATACCAGCCTGATTCATCAGATAAATCATCCCTTAGGGGGAAGGTATTTAGTGCGATACGTGAGTCAATTTTAGAAGGAAGATATAAAGAGGGGGATGTACTTAGAGAAACAGTGATAGCAAATGAGCTTCACGTTAGTCGAACACCTGTTAGAGAAGCTATACGACAATTAGAATTAGAAGGACTTGTCCATTCGATTCCTAACAAAGAGACAGTTGTTTCTGGCATAACCCATGAAGATGTACAAGATATTTTTATGATCCGCAATAGATTAGAAGGGCTTGCAGGAAGACGTGCAGCAGAAAGGATTACCCAAGAAGAATTAGAAGAAATGGAAGAGGTGTTGGCTTTAACCGAATTTTATATAAATAAAAATGATATCAATCATATTAACGAATTAGATCATAAATTCCATGATATTATTTATAAAGCAACTAAAAGCAAGATTTTAAAACATCTGCTGTCTGATTTTCATGCTTACGTCCAAAAAACCAGAAAAGAGTCTATTGCCACGCCTGGCCGTGCTAAACGCCTTCTAGAGGAGCATACAGACATTTATAATGCCATAAAAAATAGGGAGATCGAAAAAGTAGAAAAGCTTATCGATCAACATGTGCGTAATGTAACTACTAATATGCATTTATAAAGAATAGGTTGTCGTATTAATCATTTTTGATACGACAACCTATTTATAATTATTTAAGACAATAAATTTATGTCATTTAAACAAAATAGCTTATTGACTGAATTCATCTAAAGTTACACTCAGATTATCCCACTTTTCATAGAGTGTCTTAATAAGTTCACTTAATCGTTCTTTTTCTGTCATTAACTCTCTAGATTTAACAAAATCAGTATAGATTTCTTCAAGACATAGTTGTTCATCTATTTTGGCAGTTTGATTTTCTGCTTCTTCAATTTGAACTTCTGTTTTTGAAAGTTCATTTTGAAGTTTTTTTATCTGGGCTTGATATTCTTTTTGTTGTTTCCAATCTTCTTTATTAGTAGAGGGAAGAGATGTCTCTGTTCTCACAGGAACTATTAGCAGACGTTCCTTTTTCTTTTCAACATAATAGTCGTAATCGCCAAGATACTCTGTCATACTATTTGCGCTCATATGAACGACCTTGGTTGCAGTTTGGTTGATGAAATACCTATCATGAGAAACATAAAGGACAGTACCTTCGTAGTTGTTAATAGCATTTTCAAGGATTTCCTTTGAAAGAACATCTAAATGATTGGTAGGCTCATCGAGGATAAGAAAATTAGCCTTTGAAAGCATAATCTTAGCAAGGGCAACCCGTCCGCGTTCGCCACCACTTAAAGTAGCAATGCTTTTAAATACGTCGTCATCAGTGAACAAAAAGGCAGCCAGTACATTACGAATCTCACCGTTTTTAAGTTCAGGAAAAGCAAGTTGTATTTCTTCCATAATGGTATGATTGGTATTTAAGTTCATATGTTCTTGGTCATAGTAGCCAACAATTACATTAGCGCCCAAACTAATAGTACCGCTAGAAGGTGCTAACTTATTAAGGATCATCCTAAATAATGTAGTTTTGCCTACACCATTTGGTCCGACAAGTGCAACTTTGTCTTCCTTTTTGATAGCCAAATTAATATGTTCAAATAATAACTGTTTATCAAAAGACTTGCTAAGCTCTGTGATTGATAAAACATCTTGACCGCTTACGATGCGGGGAACTAAAGTGAGCTGCATAGGTTTATTATCAATCATAGGGGCATCTATAACTTCTATTTTATCCAATTGTTTTTCACGGCTTCTTGCACGCCTGATGGATTTTTCGCGGTTAAACTGTTTAAGTTTTGCAATAACAGCCTGCTGCTTTGCGATTTCACGCTGTTGTTTTTCAAAATGTTTCATCGCAACCTCAAATTCTTTTGCACTTTTAATCATATAATCAGTATAGTTACCACCATACATAAAGCATTTTGAGAATTCGAGATGAATGACCTTATTTACAATTCTATCTAAAAAGTATCTATCATGAGAAATAAGGATAAGTGCGCCTTTATAGGCCTTTAAGAATCCTTCAAGCCATTCTATAGCCTCAATATCTAAATGGTTAGTTGGTTCATCAAGTAGAAGCAAGGTAGGCTGCTCAAGCAAAAGTTTACCAAGTGCAATTCTATTTTTTTGACCGCCGGATAGTATAGAAATAGGTTTATTGTAGACACTATCTTCAAAGCCTAGCCCTTTTAATACCCCTTTGACTAAGCTTTTATATTCATAACCTTTATTATTTTCAAATTGCAGACGTAGCTGATCATAAGTATGGATTAATTCTAATGAAGAAGTTCTGGCAATCTCTTCTTCGATTTGATGAAGTTTTTCTTCTAAAGCAATAACAGGATCAAACACATGAAGAAGCTCTTCATAGACTGTATGGGTTGAATTAAGCTCCATATGTTGTTTAAGATAGCCAATCGTACAATCTTTAGAATAAGTTACTAAACCATCATCACTGGGAAGTTCTTTGGTTAGTATTTTAAACAAGGTAGTTTTGCCAGCTCCGTTATTACCAATTAAAGCAACTTTCTCATGAGCTTCAATATGAAAACTTACGCCATCCAATATTGTTTTGTCATGAAATGATTTTTTTATATTACTACATGAAATAATCATAATAACCTCCTAATTACTTGCTCTACTATTTTATCAAAAAATGTAAAGAAATGAAAGGAATAGTGAGGATAACATTGACAAAAAAAAAACCAAGATGATATACTAAAGCTAATAAAAATTAAGGAGTGGAGACGGTGGCAGAGGAAAGAAAAATTTCTATGGCTGTAATTCGGC contains:
- the abc-f gene encoding ribosomal protection-like ABC-F family protein, with protein sequence MIISCSNIKKSFHDKTILDGVSFHIEAHEKVALIGNNGAGKTTLFKILTKELPSDDGLVTYSKDCTIGYLKQHMELNSTHTVYEELLHVFDPVIALEEKLHQIEEEIARTSSLELIHTYDQLRLQFENNKGYEYKSLVKGVLKGLGFEDSVYNKPISILSGGQKNRIALGKLLLEQPTLLLLDEPTNHLDIEAIEWLEGFLKAYKGALILISHDRYFLDRIVNKVIHLEFSKCFMYGGNYTDYMIKSAKEFEVAMKHFEKQQREIAKQQAVIAKLKQFNREKSIRRARSREKQLDKIEVIDAPMIDNKPMQLTLVPRIVSGQDVLSITELSKSFDKQLLFEHINLAIKKEDKVALVGPNGVGKTTLFRMILNKLAPSSGTISLGANVIVGYYDQEHMNLNTNHTIMEEIQLAFPELKNGEIRNVLAAFLFTDDDVFKSIATLSGGERGRVALAKIMLSKANFLILDEPTNHLDVLSKEILENAINNYEGTVLYVSHDRYFINQTATKVVHMSANSMTEYLGDYDYYVEKKKERLLIVPVRTETSLPSTNKEDWKQQKEYQAQIKKLQNELSKTEVQIEEAENQTAKIDEQLCLEEIYTDFVKSRELMTEKERLSELIKTLYEKWDNLSVTLDEFSQ
- a CDS encoding GntR family transcriptional regulator encodes the protein MIYQPDSSDKSSLRGKVFSAIRESILEGRYKEGDVLRETVIANELHVSRTPVREAIRQLELEGLVHSIPNKETVVSGITHEDVQDIFMIRNRLEGLAGRRAAERITQEELEEMEEVLALTEFYINKNDINHINELDHKFHDIIYKATKSKILKHLLSDFHAYVQKTRKESIATPGRAKRLLEEHTDIYNAIKNREIEKVEKLIDQHVRNVTTNMHL
- a CDS encoding phosphatase PAP2 family protein, yielding MNFQIQILQYLESIRTEFLTSLMVVITIMADKLFLIALIACLYWCVDKVKGVRLAWMLLLSDAFNKVIKMTFKMPRPFEKGVVLPVGSEETAGYSFPSGHTQRATSFWSGSMLVLKSKASILMGICIILLTALSRIYLGLHWPADTVGGIAFGVLAVLFANQLLGEKAVISRWHVMAVSCLVLAALIAPIENDLTKSVAALWGMTWGAYMEQKYIHFKPIQKMTIQILKVIIGIFGVLIIYVGVKKMLPPYKVYDMIRYGLLFLWISAGAPYLFKGLNTYSNP
- a CDS encoding sensor domain-containing diguanylate cyclase, coding for MDPQVFEKYQMFTEKTIFDLSQQVIMLEKKLNVFTNLLEISKYINQYIKDQNLFSLINDMLIGVFGAKYSTIYIKSNNEYIETTPKTFSYSSIEEEKKLILDHLEEEFIINSNKPIYETQNAEESVFSCLGVPIKVDNRAVGFILIQHKEKDYFSKDHATFLSSLANHVGVAIENNLLYTQIKESAYRDGLTGIFNKRYFFETLEAIPHLDEQNYTLVMIDLDNFKVINDTYGHPYGDAVLKKVSSIIKSGTRPNDIVARYGGEEMIIFFYNFTDKTKVFQRVEAIRREIEKTVIRDEGISSSVTASFGVYVKVDESLSLNDVLKKADENLYVCKRTGKNKVILNF
- a CDS encoding tetratricopeptide repeat protein, whose amino-acid sequence is MSQRKLLDTIQHIDCAIVFSSHSCFYIYQKIKFLFALNETAACSAYILDQLHFLYQHASLYILCKALYYYQKLNALSSEHLKQLLIERSVPYALADEYQNILESKTSNLLYYAKKASNQDDFLLCIDYCTLILKKNKHSLEALYLSGQAYHMLGHLHQACEYYNKCIQVDPQYDLAYNDLGLALMELGSFPEALEALNKAKALHPGNIDYLAHISECYYALKKYDLAQLTLESIIKICPSHLQIYFNLSYVCRKQNKKRLSKKYMKIAQKQLKA
- a CDS encoding DUF1540 domain-containing protein, yielding MNMSIECDVIECKYNNNVERYCMLNKIKVVKHTEALCSTIQATDCSSFELRDEHQ